A window of the Tropheryma whipplei str. Twist genome harbors these coding sequences:
- a CDS encoding peroxiredoxin encodes MSNQVLPKGSFAPDFELVDQNGATVVLSEVAAKKDVVLFFFPLAFSGICTDELIQVRDSLDSFKSFEVFALSVDSKFTLRAYSESQGFSFALLSDFWPHGGVAKQFGAFLEDVGVASRSTFIVGKDLKIKASFFSGIHEPRDFSEIRAALAS; translated from the coding sequence GTGTCTAACCAGGTTTTACCTAAAGGAAGTTTCGCCCCGGACTTCGAGCTTGTTGATCAAAACGGAGCGACAGTTGTTCTTTCTGAAGTTGCTGCTAAGAAGGATGTTGTTCTGTTCTTTTTCCCGCTTGCGTTCAGCGGGATTTGCACTGATGAGCTCATTCAAGTACGTGACAGTCTAGATTCTTTCAAGTCGTTTGAGGTTTTTGCCCTTTCCGTTGACTCTAAGTTTACGCTCAGGGCGTATTCTGAGTCGCAGGGGTTTTCCTTCGCGCTGCTCAGTGATTTTTGGCCCCATGGGGGAGTTGCGAAGCAGTTCGGTGCTTTCCTTGAAGATGTGGGCGTAGCCTCGAGAAGTACCTTTATCGTGGGAAAAGATCTGAAGATAAAGGCTTCGTTTTTTTCAGGCATTCACGAACCTAGAGATTTTTCTGAGATAAGGGCTGCCCTGGCTTCCTAG
- a CDS encoding Nif3-like dinuclear metal center hexameric protein, translating to MKLARSLDVLCATFESMWPSSDACEWDNVGLLCGFPGLSVERVHFVVDVTSATINEAIKAGADLLVSHHPLIFKPIKKLTCDTYESFLLSQLIESKCALFSVHTNADIAPDGLAQHWSHLIGLRNVKPVRYCPESPSVDSTETQYGFGRIGDLAEPVSLYDFAKDLKAFLPETVGGIMVAGDEAKEIHSAAVVPGAGDDFLDLVLDLPADVYVTSDLRHHPAVGFREKGILIRKNTALICVSHWASEWLWLGYAAELIKKRFPDLSIEVSSLRTDPWDFRV from the coding sequence GTGAAATTGGCCCGCTCTTTGGATGTATTGTGTGCCACCTTTGAGAGCATGTGGCCGTCTTCTGATGCCTGCGAGTGGGATAATGTCGGCTTGCTATGCGGCTTTCCTGGTCTCAGTGTTGAGCGTGTTCATTTCGTTGTCGATGTTACATCTGCAACTATAAACGAGGCAATAAAAGCAGGGGCAGACTTGCTGGTATCCCACCATCCACTGATATTCAAGCCGATTAAGAAGCTAACTTGTGACACTTACGAGAGCTTTCTTCTTTCGCAACTTATTGAATCTAAGTGTGCATTATTTTCTGTGCATACAAATGCTGATATTGCCCCTGACGGTCTTGCACAGCATTGGTCTCATCTCATTGGACTTCGTAATGTGAAACCTGTGAGATATTGCCCCGAATCCCCTTCCGTTGACTCTACAGAGACGCAATACGGCTTTGGAAGAATTGGCGATCTTGCTGAGCCGGTGAGCCTTTATGACTTTGCAAAAGACTTAAAGGCATTTTTGCCAGAGACCGTGGGGGGCATAATGGTTGCGGGAGATGAAGCCAAGGAGATACACAGTGCTGCAGTAGTTCCCGGTGCGGGTGATGATTTCTTGGATCTTGTACTTGATTTACCTGCAGATGTGTATGTAACATCCGATTTGCGACATCATCCGGCCGTTGGGTTCAGGGAAAAGGGTATTCTTATCCGGAAAAACACAGCTCTTATTTGTGTTTCACATTGGGCTTCCGAATGGCTCTGGCTTGGATATGCCGCGGAGTTGATAAAGAAACGTTTTCCGGATTTGTCGATTGAAGTAAGTTCTCTTAGGACTGATCCGTGGGATTTTCGTGTCTAG
- a CDS encoding zinc ribbon domain-containing protein, with product MSSFYTEKHRNLLSDLQTLDTEIQRCHDAELSRNRRLDTLSAALRAANGTLLALTVGSEKANALYEKYKSDLASAMQRKTRVNNLLLSAKKPKELHSLQKEVTGLDRRLTGYADRLSAADEARSAYMSRLQQINSRIVEIKDEMRRLKDQNDQRDAASDMLLEKRQDIVGAIPDELLQMYNKRKDGLGYAVATIENDTCTGCCLTLNCSDIQRWQSAGGKKPFFCPYCDCFLI from the coding sequence GTGTCTAGTTTTTATACAGAAAAGCACAGGAATCTATTATCTGATTTACAAACACTTGATACAGAGATTCAGCGCTGTCATGATGCAGAGTTATCGCGTAATAGGCGTCTTGATACACTTAGCGCAGCTTTGCGTGCCGCAAATGGGACCTTGCTTGCCTTAACTGTTGGCTCAGAGAAAGCTAATGCTCTTTATGAAAAGTATAAGAGCGATCTTGCAAGTGCAATGCAAAGAAAAACACGTGTGAATAACCTGCTTCTTTCAGCTAAAAAACCAAAAGAATTACACAGTTTACAGAAGGAGGTGACAGGGTTAGATCGCAGATTAACCGGATATGCTGACAGGCTAAGCGCAGCAGATGAGGCAAGGTCTGCTTATATGAGTCGCTTGCAGCAAATTAATTCCAGAATTGTTGAAATAAAGGATGAAATGCGCAGACTCAAAGACCAGAATGATCAGCGGGATGCTGCATCCGACATGTTACTAGAAAAGCGACAGGACATTGTAGGCGCTATACCGGACGAGCTTTTGCAGATGTATAACAAGCGGAAAGATGGCCTGGGGTATGCTGTTGCAACTATAGAAAACGATACATGCACGGGGTGCTGTCTTACTTTAAACTGCTCAGATATTCAAAGATGGCAGAGTGCTGGGGGCAAGAAGCCTTTCTTTTGCCCTTACTGTGATTGTTTTCTTATTTGA